In one window of Henckelia pumila isolate YLH828 chromosome 1, ASM3356847v2, whole genome shotgun sequence DNA:
- the LOC140874018 gene encoding uncharacterized protein: METAFEFMQITNADRLKCDTYMFHDDACVWWNRAKVVLNLTTLTWNGFKDVFYNKYFTVSTRTQLAKEFLEIREGNMSIAEYVKKFEMGRYFVPMISGDPTEELKHFTEGLNAFIRKDFRLSGAKNYKDAVDQAMLSEKDRNNIIRESQAKRSSYKSRDQQESQCNMVGTGVCFLCKKPGHYWKYCPQSKEPVKGRVFAMEDDQVDPNTTIVTGMINVSSNPAHVLIYTGATHSFISVEFVNKSGLVPDKSISGFSISLPSGEELSSDLIIRGCSVQMQSHELLADLIILNMSDFDVIFGMDWLSRYEATINCFLASVTCDQELPQLKLEDIEIVRDFPKVFSDDIARLPPDREVEFGIELMPETQPVSKAPYRLALTKMKKLKEQLQELLNKGFIRPSVSPGCTVSAKRIEVDPAKIEAIKNWVTPKNATEIRSFLGLAGYYRRFIQDFSKIALPLMSLTRKSEKLMTAPILAIPEGTGRFVIYIDASKSGLGAVLMQDGKELIVDFERLRLEVVEPMEVCALSALTMVPSLLDKIRTGQDSDQQLLTWKLKDEAKGGALYTVKYGIVHHKGRMWVPAVDSLREDVMTEAHTVKVENQRPAGLLKPLPIPTWKWEDVTMDFVVGLPITQ, translated from the exons ATGGAGACTGCTTTTGAATTCATGCAGATCACGAATGCGGATAGATTGAAATGTGATACCTATATGTTCCACGATGACGCTTGTGTTTGGTGGAATAGAGCCAAAGTAGTTTTGAACCTAACCACCCTtacttggaatggattcaaggATGTGTTCTACAACAAATATTTCACAGTGAGCACCCGAACCCAGTTGGCCAAAGAGTTTTTGGAGATCCGTGAAGGAAACATGTCGATTGCAGAGTATGTGAAGAAGTTTGAAATGGGAAGATACTTTGTACCGATGATTTCTGGTGATCCTACTGAAGAATTGAAACACTTTACAGAAGGATTGAATGCCTTCATCAGAAAGGATTTTAGACTAAGTGGAGCGAAAAATTACAAAGATGCGGTGGATCAAGCCATGCTGTCCGAAAAGGATAGAAACAACATTATCAGAGAGTCACAGGCAAAGAGATCTAGTTATAAGAGTCGAGACCAGCAAGAAA GTCAATGCAATATGGTAGGGACTGGAGTATGTTTCCTTTGCAAAAAGCCAGGGCACTATTGGAAATATTGCCCTCAATCCAAAGAACCGGTAAAAGGGCGAGTTTTTGCAATGGAAGATGATCAAGTGGATCCGAATACAACTATCGTTACAGGTATGATTAATGTTTCCAGTAATCCCGCTCATGTCTTAATTTATACTGGAGCTACacattcattcatatctgttgaatttgttaataaaTCGGGTTTGGTACCGGATAAGTCAATATCAGGATTTAGTATATCCTTGCCTTCAGGGGAAGAATTGAGTAGTGATTTGATTATCAGAGGATGCAGTGTACAGATGCAGAGTCATGAGTTGCTTGCTGATCTTATTATCCTGAATATGTCTGACTTTGACGTGATATTTGGGATGGACTGGTTGTCTCGATACGAGGCTACTATAAACT GTTTCCTTGCAAGTGTCACTTGCGACCAAGAATTACCTCAACTGAAACTTGAAGACATCGAGATAGTGAGAGATTTCCCAAAAGTATTTTCTGATGATATTGCAAGATTACCTCCAGATAGGGAGGTAGAATTTGGGATTGAATTAATGCCCGAAACCCAACCGGTTTCCAAAGCACCATACAGGTTAGCACTGACTaaaatgaagaaattgaagGAGCAGCTACAAGAGCTACTCAATAAAGGCTTTATTAGACCAAGTGTATCGCCGGGGTGCACCg TTTCGGCAAAAAGAATAGAGGTTGATCCAGCAAAGAtagaagcaattaaaaattgggTTACTCCAAAGAATGCTACAGAGATACGGAGTTTCTTGGGATTAGCGGGTTACTATAGGAGATTCATTCAGGATTTCTCCAAGATAGCACTGCCACTAATGTCATTAACTCGCAAAAGT GAAAAGTTGATGACAGCACCAATACTCGCCATACCAGAAGGCACAGGTCGATTCGTAATTTATATAGATGCTTCCAAGAGTGGATTAGGGGCTGTTTTGATGCAAGATGGAAAG GAGTTGATTGTAGATTTTGAACGACTCAGATTGGAAGTAGTTGAGCCAATGGAAGTTTGTGCCCTATCAGCCTTAACAATGGTTCCAAGTTTGCTCGACAAGATTCGAACAGGTCAGGATTCAGACCAGCAGTTATTAACTTGGAAACTTAAAGATGAAGCCAAAGGAGGTGCATTGTATACAGTGAAGTATGGGATCGTGCATCACAAAGGGCGAATGTGGGTACCAGCAGTAGATTCACTGAGAGAAGATGTGATGACTGAGGCCCACACT gtgaaagttgAAAATCAAAGGCCAGCAGGACTTCTGAAACCATTACCCATTCCCACGTGGAAATGGGAAGATgtcaccatggactttgtggttggacTGCCAATTACGCAatga
- the LOC140874017 gene encoding uncharacterized protein, translated as MIWSLQPLSLLLRYGVITCTVRGLKSSLKSLKYLFTQAELNMRHRRWMDLLKDYNCKIKYHPGSSNTVVDSLSRKIYHRSIGMAPFEALYGRYCRTPLFWDEVGERQVEGPQLIQQMTDVVELIRQRIKAAQDRQAIYANTYRTPLHFEVMRFGLKSKLSPRFIGPFEILEKVGDVAYRLALPPYIFRHS; from the exons ATGATCtggagcttgcagccattgtctttgctcttaagatatggcgtcattactTGTACGGTGAGAGGTTTGAAATCTTCACTGAAGAGtctgaagtatttgttcactcaggctgagttgaacatgaggcaccGACGATGGATGGATCTACTAAAAGATTACAATTGcaagatcaagtaccatccaggttcttctaatACAGTTGTGGATTCTCTTAGCCGCAAAAt ataccatcgcagcattggcatggcaccattcgagGCCTTATATGGACGTTATTGTCGTacgcctttgttttgggatgaagttGGCGAGCGTCAAGTTGAAGGTCCGCAgctgattcagcagatgaccgaTGTAGTGGAATTGATCCGACAAAGGATTAAGGCTGCCCAGGATCGACAAGCAATCTACGCTAACACTTACCGCACACCGTTGCACTTTGAG gtgatgagatttggtctcaagaGCAAGTTGTCGCCGAGGTTCATAGGTCCATTCGAGATCCTTGAGAAGGTTGGggacgtggcttatcgtctagctTTGCCACCCTATATTTTCCGGcattcatga